Genomic segment of Peribacillus frigoritolerans:
AAGAATCAGATGCTTTCAATTCCTTATCGGGCGAAATGTACGGAAGGCTGGCATAACCAGGAAGCTTCACAGTAATATCCGGCTTGATCCCTTTTTTATGAATCCAATTGCCTTCAGGAGTCAACCATTTAGCTGCCGTATATTTGAAGTTAGATCCATCTTCAAAGTCTTCGGCAGTCTGCACTGTCCCTTTCCCAAATGACTTGACACCAATCAATGGAATGTCCGCAGATTCACTGACAGCCGCTGCAACGATTTCAGAAGCACTGGCACTTCCGTCATCAATCAACACGACTACCGGGATTTTCAGTTCTCCATCATTCTCCGATTTATAGACTTGTTTTTTCCCGCTGCGCTCCTCAACTTGAAGAACCACTTCCCCATTAGGTATGAACAGGCTTGCCATTTCTATTGCTTGATCAAGCAGTCCCCCCGGGTTTCCCCGCAAATCCAATACGAGACCCTTCATATCCTTCTTCGACATTTCTTCAAGCGCCGTTTTCAGCTCTTGGACTGTATGTTCGGAAAAACTGGTCACTTGAATCTTGGCAACTCCATCATCAAGCATTTCCGCATAAACCGTCTCAATCGGAATTGTGTCCCGTTTAATGGTGAGCTCAATCGGTTCCGACTCACCAGCTCTTGAGATGGATAGATCCACTTTCGTACCCTTCTCGCCCCTGATTTTCAGGACAGCTTCAGAAGAGCTTAGCCCTTCAACGCTTTTACCGTCCACACTTAAAATGATATCATTCGGCTTTACCCCCGCTTTTTCTGCTGGGGACCCTTTTATCGGTGAGACGACCATGATTTGTCCATCCTGCTCCTGAATCTCGGCACCGATTCCTTCAAAAGATGAAGAGATGCTTTCATGGAAACTCGATGCTTCCTTTTTATCCATGTAAGCAGAGTAGGGATCATCCAATGATTTGATCATTCCATTAATTGCGCCGTCAACCAGCTTTTCTTCATCAACCTCTTCATAATAGTTATCTTTTATCTTATCGTATGTAGTATACAGCTTTTCAAATTCCGCATGCTTATCCGGTGCTAATGACTCTACTTTTTCATCTCCAAAGGTCAAGGCTATTGTAGTAATCCCTGCAGTTAGAAATATGACTAAGAAAATCCCCATAATGAACGTAAACTTCTTTATTTTAATGAATTTCCCTGCCTCTTTTGGCTGTTCTTGATTTTCTTCTTCCACTGAAGCCTCACCACTTTCATTCTTCATGACGATATAAACGATTTCTTTCTATTTTAACAGCTTTCATGACAATCGAAAAATAATTGTTATCAAAAATAACAACTTATGACCATATGTATTTTTTTACGCCTCGCAAACGTTAAAACATAGAGAAAACTCCCTGGACTACAGGCATCTATTGACATTACAAAAATGGGGCTACCAAGGAATAACTGAGCCTGTATCCAACTGTCATTATACAGCTTCACTTATTCCTGGTCACCCGCCTGTCATTTACATCCAATTATCAGTCCTGGATAGCTGCTTCCAATGCCACTTCAACCATTTCGTTAAAGGTTGACTGGCGCTCATCCGCCGACGTTTCCTCACCGGTTAAAATGTGATCGGAAATGGTTAATACAGATAATGCTTGGCGGCCAAATTTAGCAGCAAGCGTATAAAGCGCTGCTGATTCCATTTCTATTGCAAGGATTTGGTATTTTGCCCATTTTTCCAAATCACTATTATCGTTATAAAACTGATCGGCCGTAAAAACATTACCGACCTTCAATTGCAAGCCCTTAGCTGTGCCGGCGTCATAAGCTTTTCTTAGTAATTCGAAATCCGCCGTTGGGGCAAAGTCCACCCCGCCGAAAGTCATGCGGTTCATTTGGGAATCGGTGGAAGCACTCATTGCAAGGATCACATCCCTGACTTTTACATCCTTCTGAATCGCTCCTGCAGTTCCCACACGAATCAGCTTCTGGACATTATAGCTATTCATCAATTCATTCACGTAAATCGAAATGGATGGGACACCCATGCCTGTACCTTGTACAGAAATTCGTTTCCCTTTATATGTCCCTGTATATCCAAACATGTTACGAACTTCATTATAAAGTTTAGCATCCTCTAAAAATGTTTCAGCAATATATTTTGCACGCAACGGGTCCCCAGGAAGTAAGACCGTTTCCGCAATTTCATTTTCTTTTGCACCAATATGTACGCTCATACGACTATGTCCTCCTTAACTTGTGATTGAAATGATATTCAAAAACTACTATACCATATCAACCACAAGTTAGGAAAATCGAACCTTATCCTAGAACTTGAAAAAGATAAGGAAACTGGAAGTCATGAAAAGACTTTGACACCCTTCCTTTAAACCGCAACAAAACGGCGGAGGTCCGCCGTCTTTTTTTAAGGTTAATAAAATTAAGGGATAGGAAGCTGTTAACCGTCTTATGACAGGTTACTCATCGACTTCTTCATCAATTATGCACTTTTCAAGAAGATATTCGAATGTGATGTCAGCAAGATCTTCAACTTCAGCTTCTGTTGGAAGATAGCCCCGTCTTATCAATTCTTGAAAAAAGAATTCCGCTATCTCTTCTGTATCAATAAAAACCTCAATTTCTCGCAAATCATCGCCCCCTTATTTAAAGGTCTATGAATGTGTAGAGACAAATATACCAGTAAGGCATCCCATTATGGAAAATCATTTGAAGGGCTTATATTTATCATGATCCATCCGTGTTCAATTTGAATGGAAGCTTCTATAGGGAATTTTGAAATTGCCCTTTAAAAATTCAGGATACCTTTCACTTCGTTTGCTTCTTTTTATGATCTGGATAAATTTCCTCTGCCGCCTTTTCAATTTTAGCAAGGGCGATCTTCATGATGTGACGATATTCATCATCGCCAAAATGTTCGTAGAGCTTACAATAATCATTATATAAATCCAACAGTCCATCAATCATTTCCTTTTTTTCATTTTTTGTCATTGTCATTTCTCGCTCACCTTTACCAGGGTTGTTTTGTTTAGCAATGATAGCAAGCTCATTTTTCTTTTTAGGAAGTAGCAGACCCAACTTTTTAATGATTCCATCTGCACGTTTAGCATCGGCTATCAAAGTTAGTTCTTCCTCATGCGCTTCAAGCCATTCACCATCAGAGATTCTGGATAACTCATAGATTACATCCTCCCAGGCATTTTCCTTATAGCGCCAAATTTCCGTTCGATAGCCGATAATCTTGAAATAATCCTGTTCATACCCATCCACCTGGACCAAGTCACCTAATAAATATTTATATTCAATATCGATTTGTTCTTTTTGATAAAGGATTTCACCTTCATATTCATTTATCGATTGCAATGTTTTTTCGATATAAAGACCTTCACTATAGTTCACTTCATACACATAAGCACCATCGAGAAATTTTACATCGGTTATATTCCCGACTGTCCCATACATTGTTATTACGACTGTATCGCCTAATTTAAATTTCGGCTGTTTTTTTTTGCCCATAAGAGACATCCCCCAATATGGTCCTTATCGTTTGATTAGTAAATTATATGCACAAACAAACATGGAGGTTAATGGAAAAGAGAGGGCATTTTGCTCATTTAGCTAAGTAACCGGCCCATTTATTAAACGGCACTACAACCAAAAACCGCCTCATTTAATGAGACGGTTCGTAGTGGGAATGATGAGCGTCACTTTCGTTCCTTCGTCGCGGACGCTTTCAATTTGAAATTTCCCTTTTAATTCCTCCATTATCTGAATGCACGTCGCCACACCTAATCCGTTTCCATCCGGTTTGGTGGTATAAAAGGGCATGCCGATATTTTTTAAATTCTCGGGACTGATGCCTTTCCCATCATCGCTGATCACTAATCTTACATAATGGGACTCGGAAGTATGATGCAATTCAATCTGCCCCCTTGCTTCGATGGCTTCACAAGAATTATTCAAGACATTCAAGAGAACCTGCCTTAACCGGTTCCTGTCTGAATAAACAACGACAGAGTGTGTCACTTCATTTATTAGTCTTACATGAGAACTCGGAATTGAAGGGATATAGGTATCTATTATTTCTTCAAGGAAATCCATTAAATCGATTTTCTCCCATTCCAGTTGATGCGGTTTTGCCAAATCAAGAAGTTGTGTCACGAATACATTAACCCGATCCACTTCATGAAGCATGACATCACTATATTTTTCTATTAATGTTTTATCATGATCCTGGCTCTTCAATAATTGGAAAAAGCCCTTTATTGTCGTCAGCGGGTTCCTGATTTCATGTGCGACACCGGCAGCAAGCTGGCCGACATATTTCAATTTTTCCGTACGGACGATTTCCTTCTCACGATCTTCTATCGTTTCCATCATTCTTAGAAAGGCTAGGTTCAATTTTTCCATTTCCTCGAAGCTTCTTTTATCGGAAATGATGAATTCCTTTCCTCCAATGAAATCCTCTGTCGCTTCGACAAGTTCTTGAACTGGCCGCACAAGGGTCTTTGTTAGTAAATAGACAGCCAGAATGATAGAAACAAAAACGATGCTGTAGATTGTCAAATACCGTGTTAAAAGGTCATTCAAAGGCTGAAAGACTTGTTTCTTATCTGCACCCACAACAACAAACCATTTATTCTCCGTTTTTGCAATCGTATGAACAGGCTGGATGGAATATATTTTTTCCCCGTTCTCTGCGCTGTACAATTCATCCGATAACGAAGCTTCCATCAGCTTACCTTTCGTTAATCCCATTTCTTTCAATGCAGAATCCTGCATGACTCCATGCGGGTCTTTTTTCGAAATCATGATGCCTTCTTGATTGATCATGAAAAAGTTCACTGGGTATTTATCGCTAATTTCATTAGCCTTTTTCTCCATCAGCTCCCAAAGTCCTTCCAATCGGAAAGCTGGAGATACGACACCGATCATTTTCCCTGCATTATCATAAACCGGCGCACTCAGAGCAATTATGGGTTCTGGGAAAGCACGGGTTTTATAAACGTCAGAAAGGAATTCACGACCTTCTATGGCCTCTTTGAACCATATTCTCTGCGCGAGGTTGTCCCCGATCATTTTATTGGATGTATCTGCAATGACATTGCCTTCCATATCCAAATGCAAGACACCGTAATAATATCCTTTTGCATCGATAAACTTTTTTAGTTCCTCTGACTTCTCTTCTTTTGAATGGCCAGGATTGATGATTACCGAATTTGCACTCATTAACCTCACATCACTGATCCGTTCGTTCAAATAGCTATATGTTTCATTTACAATATTCAGTGAACCTGCATTCAGGGCATTTTTTGCTTCCTTCTCAAGCAGGGACCGTTGTGATCCATAGGATATGATCCCCAATATCAGAAGAGGAACACTTGCAATAAGTAATGAATAAAGCAAAATTCGGGTTTGAAGGCTTTTAAGCATCCTTCCGATCCTCCCTATTCCTGATCTCCTAATAAGAGCCCTTCTTCTATTTGGACATACTGCTCCCATGCTTGATCGAATAGTGACATACTATCGAGATAGTATGCATTCAATTCCAAATAACTGCTCAGTTCATTATAATCAGTCGATTGTTTTGGGAAGCCATGATCCTCATAGGCATGATTGGCAAATTTAGTGATTGCATCAATTTCCTTTGGTTGTCGAAATTTCATTAAATATAAATAAAATGGTCTCATGATGTTGAGCCCCCCCTAAAATAACTATGATTTCTGCTTTAATATATCGGAAACTTTCGCTTCCGTCCACTTTTTTAAAGATGAATTTGGTCTATTCTTCCTCACTTTATAGATTTCCACGATTTTTCATCAAAAAATGCATTCATTTTCTTACGGAATTACACTTAAATATCGTACTCCCATCCTTTTAAGACGGAAAAACTTTTTTATTTATACGACTTGGTTCATGAATCGATAAAGGAATGAAGTGCTTCATTCTTGCTTAGCCCAATCTTTCAATCAAATGCACTTCAAAAACCTTATTATTTTCATTATCTGAAAAGGAAAATCCCCTTCATCTAAGATGGAAATAGTGGTTTGCACTAATTCTGTCCAAATGGGGGGATTTATTCATTCATATATGGAAATGTAAATGCATCATGCCGCTAAAAGTCAAAGTAATTACGTTTCAACAGCCTTTTCATGTTCATTAGCTCACTGTACGTCGTTTGTTTTTCAAGCTGTTTCGTATCAATTAAAAACAGTTGATTTTCGATTTCCTTCACTATTTCATCACTTTGAAAAAGAGCATCGCAGCTCTCACATCGAGATGAAGGGGTCTCCGTAATTTCAACTGCCCTCGTACCATCCGGCAGTTCCCAATACACAGTCCCATTTACTGAAGCAAGCTTCCCTTTCTCACACCAAGGACACGTCTCCATGCTATTCATCTCCCTTAGGTGTGCTCTTTTTTTGCTGTGCCTGGAATTTCTTTTCTTTTAACAAATCCCGCTTTTCACGTTGGTTTTTCAATGAAGCATGCTCTGGGTTGGTCACGTAATTTTCCCGTCGATTCATTCGCTTCAGTCCTTCAGGCACTAAATTGAATTGCTTGTCGTTCATTAAACCAGATACACCTATATCTGATTGTCTTTCTTCCATATCAGGATATACCCCTTTGAAGTAATCATCTGCAAGTCCTGGTGTATATTGCTCAGGTTCCGGATATGTGGTTATCACACCTTCAAAATTGCGCAGCACCGTTTTTGTTGGAGATTGTGAAAGGATATAATTCGGCTGCAGCGTGATTTTCCCTCCCCCTCCAGGAGCATCGACGACGAAGGTAGGTACAGCATACCCGGATGTATGGCCTCGGAGCCCCTCAATGATTTCAATGCCTTTTGAAATGGGAGCCCTGAAGTGACCGATGCCTTCCGACAGATCGCACTGATAAATATAGTAAGGGCGGACACGAATCTTAACAAGGTCATGCATCAGCTTTTTCATGATTGCGACACTGTCATTGATCCCTGCTAAAATAACTGCCTGGTTGCCCACAGGTACACCTGCATCGGCAAGCATCTCACATGCTTTCTTTGATTCCTCTGTAATTTCTATCGAGGTATTGAAATGAGTATTCAGCCAAACCGGATGATATTTTTTTAAAATGGTGCATAAATTTTCAGTGATTCTTTGAGGAAAAACAACCGGAGCCCGCGTTCCTATCCTGATTATCTCAACATGAGGAATTTCCCTTAAGTTCTTGAGGATATATTCAAGGATCGTATCATTGATCAATAATCCGTCCCCGCCTGAAATAAGGACATCCCGAACTGCCGGTGTGTCACGTATATAACCGATTGCAGCGTCCAATTGTTTTTTGGGCACGCCCATGCCAATTTGTCCTGAAAAGCGTCTTCTCGTACAATAACGGCAGTACATGGAGCACTGATTCGTCACCAAAAAAAGAACGCGATCCGGATATCTATGGGTTAGTCCCGGCACTGGGGAGTCCTCATCCTCATGAAGAGGGTCTTCCATGTCATATTTGGTTTTATGCATTTCTTCCGAGATTGGGACCGATTGCATTCTGATTGGACACCTTGGGTCATCTTTATTCATTAACGAAGCATAGTATGGGGTGATATTCAATGGAATGGTTTTTGTGGAAATCCTCACACCTTCCTCTTCATCCGGAGTCAGGTTTATCACTTTCTTCAAATCATCGACAGTTCGGATCGTATTCGTAAGCTGCCACAGCCAGTTGTTCCATTGTTCTTCGGTTACATCTTTCCATAGCTCTATATCTTTCCAATTGCGATCTGGCTTATATAAGTCAAATAACATGGTTATACCTCCTGAGTTATGATAGTAGTATTAAATGCAAGAAGGGTGCCAAAATGACCCAATAATTCGAAGGCCCATAAAAAAAACCGGACTGCAGGCTGCATCCGGATTTTTTCCATTCAAATATGCTTTTTAATTTTATATTGCAAGGTCTGCCTTGGAATCTGCAATAGCTTCGATGCCTGGAAAACGTTACCGTTCGTTTGAAGAAGGGCCTCGGTAATCAATTTTGTTTCCATTTCAATCATGGCCTCACGAAGCGGAAGTATTTTTTCAGATGGGGTGCGCTTTTTTAAAGACTGGGGCAAATCTGCAAGGTTCAAAACATCATTCTCCGTATGGTTCATCATGAATTCTACTGTATGTTTAAGCTCCCTTACATTTCCAGGCCAATGATATTCCCGAAAAAAAACCTTTGTCTGCTCATCCATGCCTTTAATGGACAATCCTAATTTACTGTTAAATATTGATATGAAATGTTCAGTAAGAAGCTCTATATCATCAATCCGCTCCCTTAGCGGAGGCAGCTCGTAGCTCAATACGTTCAATCGGTAAAATAAATCGGGCCTTAGCCTGTTATCCGATACCGCCTTTTCCGGATCTATATTCATCGCTGCCATGATCCTCACATCCACCTGTACACTCTTTGTACCTCCTATCCTCCTTATGAACCCATCTTCGAGCACACGCAGAAGCTTTGCCTGCAAGTCAATCGGCATCGATTGCAATTCATCCAAAAACAAGGTTCCACCATTGGCCAATTCAAACAGTCCCTGGCGTTCCACAGCACCAGTGTAGCTTCCTTTAGCCGTACCGAAGAGAAGCGATTCCAATAAATTTTCCGGTAAGGCCGCACAATTTTGCGCGATGAATGGTTCTTTACTGCGGCTCGAACCCTGGTGTATGCTTTGAACAAAAAGCTCTTTTCCTACACCGCTTTCCCCATAAACCAACACCGATGAGGAGGAGCGGGCAGCCTTTTTCCCTTGTGAGATCAGACCTTTAAATCCAGCATCAATAGTCAGGATTTCAATGAAAGAATATAATCCATCGGTTCCGGGCGTTTTCCTTTCAGGACTTTTGATCGTCTTGAGCGAGCTTTCCAGGTCAGCTAACCTTTCAGATAATTGCTTCAAGCTTGAATAATCCTTGGCAATCTCTATAGCGCCTATCATAAACCCATCTACATATATGGGGAGCGTCGTGTTTAACGTCTCAATGATTCGCCCATGTGCATTTACATACGATTGGCTATAGTTGTAGATTGGTTTTTCAGATTTAATGACCCGCAGCAATGTCGATGATTTGTGATTCAAAGAAGGGAAGGCTTCAAGCAACGGTTTCCCAAGCACCTCACTTCTTTTCATCCCATCATGATTGGCCGCCACTTCGTTATAAAAGATGGTCTGTCCTTTTGGATCTATCACATGAATGCCTTCATCAATGGTTTGTAATATTGCTTCCAATACTTCACTTGTATTAAAAAATTCACTTGGCAAGATATCCCTCCTCAAGACCTTCTTGCTAGATGTATATGAGGAAATGCCAAAAACTTGTCATGTACCGCCTAAAATTGAGCATTCAAGTGAAATTTTTCACCCAAAGGTTCATGTCTTCCAGTTTATCGTAAATGTAACAGTTATTGGCCAAACGTCCGCGGTACGAGTATCCATGCTGATGCAATGCAGCATTCATGCCGAATGAGAGCGACCTGGCAATCGAATAAATACAATAAATTCCATGTGAAATAAGATATTCTTCAAGCGCGGAAATCAAGTGTTTCATCAAGCCGTACTGCCGATGTTCCGGCAATGTCGCACAATCGGTGATTTCTGCGTTATGGTAAAAGGAATCAATTTCTGCTGAAGCAGCACTGACAATCCTGTCTTCATGGACATAAATATAAAAAACCGTTCCCTTTTCCATGCACTTTTTCACATATACCGGATCATTCATCGGTGTGGGATACACTTCGAAAACCTCCCCATACAATTGGGCCAGCTGAGGTGCATCGGTAACTTCCGCTTTACGGCC
This window contains:
- a CDS encoding S41 family peptidase — translated: MKNESGEASVEEENQEQPKEAGKFIKIKKFTFIMGIFLVIFLTAGITTIALTFGDEKVESLAPDKHAEFEKLYTTYDKIKDNYYEEVDEEKLVDGAINGMIKSLDDPYSAYMDKKEASSFHESISSSFEGIGAEIQEQDGQIMVVSPIKGSPAEKAGVKPNDIILSVDGKSVEGLSSSEAVLKIRGEKGTKVDLSISRAGESEPIELTIKRDTIPIETVYAEMLDDGVAKIQVTSFSEHTVQELKTALEEMSKKDMKGLVLDLRGNPGGLLDQAIEMASLFIPNGEVVLQVEERSGKKQVYKSENDGELKIPVVVLIDDGSASASEIVAAAVSESADIPLIGVKSFGKGTVQTAEDFEDGSNFKYTAAKWLTPEGNWIHKKGIKPDITVKLPGYASLPYISPDKELKASDSSSEVKAAEEMLKEAGHDPGKVDGFFDEATTNAVTAFQREQKIKETGTIKDDTTVKLMQVIQEKILKNDTQVKKAVEVLKKEINK
- the deoD gene encoding purine-nucleoside phosphorylase — encoded protein: MSVHIGAKENEIAETVLLPGDPLRAKYIAETFLEDAKLYNEVRNMFGYTGTYKGKRISVQGTGMGVPSISIYVNELMNSYNVQKLIRVGTAGAIQKDVKVRDVILAMSASTDSQMNRMTFGGVDFAPTADFELLRKAYDAGTAKGLQLKVGNVFTADQFYNDNSDLEKWAKYQILAIEMESAALYTLAAKFGRQALSVLTISDHILTGEETSADERQSTFNEMVEVALEAAIQD
- a CDS encoding YozD family protein — translated: MREIEVFIDTEEIAEFFFQELIRRGYLPTEAEVEDLADITFEYLLEKCIIDEEVDE
- a CDS encoding ATP-binding protein, producing MLKSLQTRILLYSLLIASVPLLILGIISYGSQRSLLEKEAKNALNAGSLNIVNETYSYLNERISDVRLMSANSVIINPGHSKEEKSEELKKFIDAKGYYYGVLHLDMEGNVIADTSNKMIGDNLAQRIWFKEAIEGREFLSDVYKTRAFPEPIIALSAPVYDNAGKMIGVVSPAFRLEGLWELMEKKANEISDKYPVNFFMINQEGIMISKKDPHGVMQDSALKEMGLTKGKLMEASLSDELYSAENGEKIYSIQPVHTIAKTENKWFVVVGADKKQVFQPLNDLLTRYLTIYSIVFVSIILAVYLLTKTLVRPVQELVEATEDFIGGKEFIISDKRSFEEMEKLNLAFLRMMETIEDREKEIVRTEKLKYVGQLAAGVAHEIRNPLTTIKGFFQLLKSQDHDKTLIEKYSDVMLHEVDRVNVFVTQLLDLAKPHQLEWEKIDLMDFLEEIIDTYIPSIPSSHVRLINEVTHSVVVYSDRNRLRQVLLNVLNNSCEAIEARGQIELHHTSESHYVRLVISDDGKGISPENLKNIGMPFYTTKPDGNGLGVATCIQIMEELKGKFQIESVRDEGTKVTLIIPTTNRLIK
- a CDS encoding YozE family protein gives rise to the protein MRPFYLYLMKFRQPKEIDAITKFANHAYEDHGFPKQSTDYNELSSYLELNAYYLDSMSLFDQAWEQYVQIEEGLLLGDQE
- a CDS encoding YokU family protein, whose product is METCPWCEKGKLASVNGTVYWELPDGTRAVEITETPSSRCESCDALFQSDEIVKEIENQLFLIDTKQLEKQTTYSELMNMKRLLKRNYFDF
- the ablA gene encoding lysine 2,3-aminomutase; protein product: MLFDLYKPDRNWKDIELWKDVTEEQWNNWLWQLTNTIRTVDDLKKVINLTPDEEEGVRISTKTIPLNITPYYASLMNKDDPRCPIRMQSVPISEEMHKTKYDMEDPLHEDEDSPVPGLTHRYPDRVLFLVTNQCSMYCRYCTRRRFSGQIGMGVPKKQLDAAIGYIRDTPAVRDVLISGGDGLLINDTILEYILKNLREIPHVEIIRIGTRAPVVFPQRITENLCTILKKYHPVWLNTHFNTSIEITEESKKACEMLADAGVPVGNQAVILAGINDSVAIMKKLMHDLVKIRVRPYYIYQCDLSEGIGHFRAPISKGIEIIEGLRGHTSGYAVPTFVVDAPGGGGKITLQPNYILSQSPTKTVLRNFEGVITTYPEPEQYTPGLADDYFKGVYPDMEERQSDIGVSGLMNDKQFNLVPEGLKRMNRRENYVTNPEHASLKNQREKRDLLKEKKFQAQQKKSTPKGDE
- a CDS encoding sigma-54 interaction domain-containing protein; the encoded protein is MPSEFFNTSEVLEAILQTIDEGIHVIDPKGQTIFYNEVAANHDGMKRSEVLGKPLLEAFPSLNHKSSTLLRVIKSEKPIYNYSQSYVNAHGRIIETLNTTLPIYVDGFMIGAIEIAKDYSSLKQLSERLADLESSLKTIKSPERKTPGTDGLYSFIEILTIDAGFKGLISQGKKAARSSSSVLVYGESGVGKELFVQSIHQGSSRSKEPFIAQNCAALPENLLESLLFGTAKGSYTGAVERQGLFELANGGTLFLDELQSMPIDLQAKLLRVLEDGFIRRIGGTKSVQVDVRIMAAMNIDPEKAVSDNRLRPDLFYRLNVLSYELPPLRERIDDIELLTEHFISIFNSKLGLSIKGMDEQTKVFFREYHWPGNVRELKHTVEFMMNHTENDVLNLADLPQSLKKRTPSEKILPLREAMIEMETKLITEALLQTNGNVFQASKLLQIPRQTLQYKIKKHI
- the ablB gene encoding putative beta-lysine N-acetyltransferase, with translation MEAGIIGKRIQKPRCTIHITIDHFNKRIRIDDYLGHFQECVEESLKVAKDISAEKIIFKSRKENVLALLAQGFLYEGSIDKFFLGSDCFFLVKYNRNARRNSAEWEKEDQILTDVQRLPIKSGLDNPPSAYQGRKAEVTDAPQLAQLYGEVFEVYPTPMNDPVYVKKCMEKGTVFYIYVHEDRIVSAASAEIDSFYHNAEITDCATLPEHRQYGLMKHLISALEEYLISHGIYCIYSIARSLSFGMNAALHQHGYSYRGRLANNCYIYDKLEDMNLWVKNFT